In Bombus pascuorum chromosome 13, iyBomPasc1.1, whole genome shotgun sequence, a single genomic region encodes these proteins:
- the LOC132913667 gene encoding biogenesis of lysosome-related organelles complex 1 subunit 6-like: protein MMTDMEEAEARELQLQIEKRDSKEVEFDFKVAVKKLAEGFLNQYQEQWEQTEKKLDEVKNKQETLLDQMQTENKKLQDVFDDVKLNETFQMIKVSQGKLILMKKEMASIHERTFKLKKRASRLQQIIQKEALNREQQREQELRREQELIGKPVIS from the exons atgatGACAGATATGGAAGAGGCAGAAGCAAGAGAACTTCAATTACAAATTGAGAAACGCGATAG taaagAAGTTGAATTTGACTTCAAAGTAGCTGTGAAGAAATTAGCAGAAGgatttttaaatcaatatcAGGAACAGTGGGAACAAACTGAGAAAAAACTTGATGAAGTAAA AAATAAGCAAGAGACTTTGCTCGATCAGATGCAAACTGAGAACAAAAAACTTCAAGATGTTTTTGATGATGTTAAGCTAAATGAAACG TTTCAGATGATTAAAGTTAGTCaaggtaaattaatattaatgaaaaaagaaatggctTCCATTCATGAAAGGACATTCAAATTAAAA aaaCGAGCATCAAGATTGCAGCAGATAATACAGAAGGAGGCCTTAAATAGAGAGCAACAACGAGAGCAAGAACTTCGTCGGGAACAAGAATTAATTGGTAAACCAGTGATAAGTTAA
- the LOC132913656 gene encoding GDP-fucose protein O-fucosyltransferase 2 — protein MLLLLRVLYFILLLINFTQNIVENEFCDIPDEHGETNNKCSVQSRYSQNRYILYDVNPPEGFNLRRDVFIRIAVFIKNLIKQEKDFKWQLVLPPWGNLYHWRSKHIGYQTQLPWSLFFDISSLQKYIPVIEICQFLQEYPSENNETHLDVVYILQNDEEMFKTGKFEDKNEIIECNDKSLQFHKVESEKYIGYFWGYHNITSKVVKCIKFHGMMSDLKQNLKPNVYRSIMFDHMEIALHDFYGTKEYWKARRSMRYNSELYNIANEYRKTFLNSTNEHDKTERPDDWTKEKGIRNAVGGPYLSVHLRRRDFLIGRPSTVPTIQSAASQLKNKLDELQLKSLFVATDATQEEFSELKQYLSNYTVLRFISSDYVLSKFKDGGVAIIDQIISSHARYFIGTYESTYTFRIQEDREIIGFPTRTTFNYLCKGTEKCDSNGQWEIVW, from the exons atgttgTTACTTTTAAgagtattgtattttatattacttttgattaattttacacaaaatatcgttgaaaatgaattttgtgATATACCAGATGAACATGGAGAAACTAACAATAAATGCAGCGTTCAATCACGTTACTCGCAAAATCG TTATATACTCTACGATGTTAATCCTCCGGAAGGATTTAACTTAAGAAGGGACGTTTTTATTCGTATTgcagtttttataaaaaatttaatcaagcaagaaaaagattttaaatgGCAATTAGTTTTGCCACCATGGg GTAATTTGTATCATTGGCGTAGTAAACACATAGGATATCAAACGCAATTGCCTTGGAGTCTGTTCTTTGACATTTCaagtttacaaaaatatataccagttattgaaatatgtcAGTTTTTACAag AATATCCTtcagaaaataatgaaacgcATCTTGatgttgtatatattttacaaaacgaCGAAGAAATGTTCAAAACAGGtaaatttgaagataaaaatgaaataatagaatGTAATGATAAATCATTACAATTTCATAAAGTAGaatcagaaaaatatataggatATTTTTGGGGATATCATAATATAACTTCTAAAGTTGTTAagtgtattaaatttcatgGTATGATGTCTGATCTTAAACAAAATCTTAAACCTAATGTTTATag GTCTATAATGTTTGATCACATGGAGATTGCATTACATGACTTTTATGGTACAAAAGAATATTGGAAAGCTAGACGTAGTATGCGATATAATTCTgaactatataatattgctAATGAATATAGAAAAACTTTCCTTAATTCAACAAATGAGCATGATAAGACTGAACGACCAGATGACTGGACTAAAGAAAAA GGTATAAGGAATGCAGTTGGAGGACCTTATTTATCAGTCCATTTAAGAAGACGCGATTTTTTAATTGGTCGCCCTTCAACAGTGCCAACAATACAGTCTGCTGCTTCtcagttaaaaaataaattagacgAACTCCAATTAAAATCTTTGTTTGTTGCTACAGATGCAACACAAGAAG aattCAGTGAACTCAAACAGTACCTATCTAATTATACAGTTCttagatttatttcatcaGATTACGtattaagtaaatttaaagaCGGCGGGGTTGCAATTATTGACCAAATAATTAGTTCCCATGCTAG atattttatagGAACATATGAATCAACATACACATTTAGAATACAAGAAGATAGGGAAATCATTGGTTTTCCTACTAGAacaacatttaattatttatgtaaaggTACTGAGAAATGTGACTCTAATGGACAATGGGAAATTGTTTggtaa